The region TTCTCCTGGTCGTACCGCAAGCTCGACGACGACTGCCGCCGGATGTTCCGGCTGCTGAGCCTGCATCCGGGGACGGCCGTCAGTGCGCAGGCCGCGGCCGCGTTGGCCGGATGGGACCGCGCTCACGTTGTCTCCGTGCTGGAGAGGCTGCACAGTACCCATCTGCTGGAACGCCTTGACGGCGGTGCGTACCGGCTGCACGGGCTGCTGCGCCTGTATGCCGCCGAGCGGGCCCGGGTGGATGAGAACGAGGACGAGCGCCGTCGGGCCGTGGAGCGGCTGGTGCTGTGGTATCTGCGGGCGGTCACCGCCGCGCGTGGACAGCTGGCTCCCTTCCGGTCCCGTCTGGACTGGCTGCACCACGAGTCGGACGATGACGGCCCCGGGCCCTTCTGCGATGCCGAGGCCGCGCTGCGCTGGTGTGACGTGGAGCTCCCGAACTTCGTGCCCGTGTGCAGGCTCGCGGCCGAATGGGGCTGTCACGACGTCCTGGCCGCCTTCGTGCTGCGGCTTTTTGACTACCTGATGCTGCGCAAGCCGTGGACGGTGTGGGTGACCAGCCACCAACTCGGCCTGGAAGCGGCGGAGAAGACGGGCGATCAGCGGGCGCTCGCCTGGCTCAAGACCCATCTCGCCCATGCCCGCTGGTGGTTGCGCGACCGCGCGGAGAGCGGGCGGCTGTACGAGGAAGCCATGGCCCTGCACCGGGCGTGCGGGGACCGTTGCGGGGAGGCCTGGAGTCTGGCGGGCATGGCGACCGCCGCGCGGGACCGCGGTGACCCCGGGCAGGCCTACGGACTGTCGATGCGGGCCGTGCGGATCTTCGAGGAGGTCGGCGACGAGGAGGGCCATGCCGCGGCTCTCGCCATACTCTGCGACATAGAGACCCAGGCGGGCAAGTCCGATGCGGCGCTTGAGGCCGTGCGGCACTCGCTGCGGCTGTGTGAGGAGATTCGCGACCATCAGCGGCTGGGCCGCGGCCTGATCAAGATGAGCGGTATCTGCGAATTCCGCGGGGACGTCGAGCAGGCCCTGCGTTACGCGCGGCTCGCGATCGACCTGCACCGTTCGGACAACGACCGCTGGAGCGAGGCGGGCGGGCTGGTCTGGCTCGGTGACCTCCTGGCCCGCTTCGGGGAGAAGGACCGGGCCACCGAGGCGTGGAACGCCGCGCTGCGGCTCTACGACGAACTCGGCGACCCGCGCGCGGAGAGCCTGTCGCAGGAGCTGCAGCGCACGAGCTGAGGCTGTTGCGCCGGCTGTCCCGCCGGCGGGACAGCCGGTGCGCGGGCCGTTGGCACAGCCGGCGCGGATACCGCGGGAGGCGTCGGGCCACCGCGTGCTCAGGGCCGCGACCCCCGTCTGCGGCGCGTGTGCGGGAACGGACCCGCGCTGCCTGGGGGGCAGGCGGACGGGCGCCGTCACCGTCGAGGAGCTGACCGTCCGGCGGCCTCGCCCGGGTCACCGTGGACGGCTGCTCCCGGTGCTTTTGAGGTCCGGCTTGCTGAGGTGATGCGCGAGCGCGCCGGGATGGCCTCCGGTTCGGTGTCGCCGGCGGTGTGGTTGATGACGGACAGGAAGGCGCCCGACGCGCCGCTGCGGCGTGCTGCCGGCTGCCGGGATGCCCGCCCGGCTGCCGGAGCACGGGGCCGTGTCGAGGACGCCGGCGTCTGCCCCGGTCTGCTGCGGGCCGGGGGTGACGAGCGAGGCTCCGGTCGGCCGTGGTGGCACGGTGCCGTTCCCGGTGCCGGTCAGCGAGCTCGGAACGAGGGTGCCGCCGGCTGCCGCGTCGGCTTTCGGGGCCGGTGGTTGCGCCGCGAACGGCAGCGGACCCACCATGGTGGTCATCCCGCCGATGACGACCACAAGCCCGT is a window of Streptomyces rubradiris DNA encoding:
- a CDS encoding ATP-binding protein; this translates as MVTAGFVGRESELAQLDAVLNGPLQPGTPRTVAIDGPPGVGKTALALRWAHNVAPFFPDGQLYVDLQGYSGNGPDVYPEVVLEKFLFALGVPASDIPEGSDERAALYRSLLVGRRVLLILDNAADSGQVEPLLPAASDCAVVITSRSRLFAMAVRTHATRVTLRPLSRAESHLLLRTVLGPERVAGQMHALDELARLCGRLPLALRIVAEHAVVDPHLSPEQMLSGLVVEERLLELLSPDDSIAVRAVFSWSYRKLDDDCRRMFRLLSLHPGTAVSAQAAAALAGWDRAHVVSVLERLHSTHLLERLDGGAYRLHGLLRLYAAERARVDENEDERRRAVERLVLWYLRAVTAARGQLAPFRSRLDWLHHESDDDGPGPFCDAEAALRWCDVELPNFVPVCRLAAEWGCHDVLAAFVLRLFDYLMLRKPWTVWVTSHQLGLEAAEKTGDQRALAWLKTHLAHARWWLRDRAESGRLYEEAMALHRACGDRCGEAWSLAGMATAARDRGDPGQAYGLSMRAVRIFEEVGDEEGHAAALAILCDIETQAGKSDAALEAVRHSLRLCEEIRDHQRLGRGLIKMSGICEFRGDVEQALRYARLAIDLHRSDNDRWSEAGGLVWLGDLLARFGEKDRATEAWNAALRLYDELGDPRAESLSQELQRTS